In Raphanus sativus cultivar WK10039 chromosome 5, ASM80110v3, whole genome shotgun sequence, the following proteins share a genomic window:
- the LOC130512765 gene encoding uncharacterized protein LOC130512765, with protein sequence MHWLPQKARKIRHFSALQLCVNANVTGVIKFHVELSVDDGHNNATFVVFDREMLKLTKKDAAALTVDEINGGGGEQLLQCLEELGGKEFVFQIRVTPFNFTQNHHTFTVSGISDHIEPEVLYI encoded by the exons ATGCACTGGCTGCCGCAGAAAGCTAGAAAAATCAGGCACTTCTCTGCGTTGCAACTGTGTGTTAATGCCAACGTCACCGGTGTTATAAA GTTCCATGTTGAATTATCAGTTGATGATGGACATAACAATGCCACTTTTGTGGTCTTCGACAGAGAGATGCTTAAACTCACTAAGAAAGATGCCGCTGCTCTTACTGTCGATGAG ATAAATGGTGGTGGGGGCGAGCAGCTCCTGCAGTGTCTAGAAGAACTTGGTGGAAAAGAATTTGTGTTCCAGATCCGTGTTACCCCGTTCAATTTCACCCAAAACCACCACACATTCACTGTTTCTGGAATAAGTGACCACATCGAACCTGaggtattatatatatga
- the LOC108829528 gene encoding uncharacterized protein At3g43530-like has protein sequence MQPMQPLEFYFKSSEFAQTCKIQTKCFVTKTVENIKKKLKPEAEWFRSHPQFRHFFHMPDEPNLKLQGMWMLLLRTICTPEDDVAWFAVNGVPIRYSMREHALISGLDCREYPRNYEKLGSHKFVDYYFHDVTKINISDVEQKMLSMAPCPDRLKMTVLYFLGRVIRGKPNDTRPLDSFISRIVDDLDACISFPWGRLIFEDAIKEIKHVMNHLKGEVNETCGFPGFIIPLEVLDFECIPALGKKFRITPENPSEDCPRMCKSRFIKTSLRGYPLEDIYDALGETKDINSVLVPTLGEEIMLACIIDEERDYDRQGSPSDTWNYWLNVKQKTIWWEELYELDQAARVFPKKKDKAEVELAEGSSSQTGLDSILKGLEGRLVEFMGTTLASLNFTVEAKLESIDSRMSKMEERLTSIESKLSEEKNHGEDMDFRQWDHGNYGDYGTTAKDKGDKEEAGKSSEGEEEAEKSEGEGNKDKENSEADEEDGSEQERVLNRMKDDELWRSSMEDREEVG, from the exons ATGCAACCAATGCAACCCCTAGAGTTCTACTTCAAAAGCAGTGAGTTCGCTCAGACTTGCAAGATACAAACAAAGTGCTTTGTGACCAAGACAGTAGAGAATATCAAGAAGAAGCTTAAGCCTGAGGCTGAATGGTTCAGAAGCCATCCTCAATTTCGACATTTCTTCCACATGCCAGATGAACCAAACCTGAAGCTCCAAGGGATGTGGATGCTACTCCTGCGCACGATTTGTACTCCAGAAGATGATGTTGCATGGTTTGCGGTTAATGGTGTACCCATCCGCTATTCTATGAGGGAGCATGCCCTCATCTCTGGCTTAGATTGCAGGGAGTATCCGAGGAACTATGAGAAGCTCGGGAGTCATAAGTTTGTGGATTATTACTTCCATGATGTAACTAAGATCAACATCAGTGATGTGGAGCAGAAGATGTTGTCTATGGCGCCGTGTCCAGATAGATTGAAGATGACAGTCTTGTATTTCCTTGGTCGGGTTATCAGAGGGAAGCCAAACGATACAAGACCTTTAGACTCCTTCATATCAAGGATAGTGGATGATTTGGATGCTTGCATATCATTTCCATGGGGCCGTCTTATATTTGAGGATGCAATAAAGGAGATTAAGCATGTGATGAACCATCTGAAGGGTGAAGTGAATGAGACATGCGGCTTTCCTGGTTTCATAATCCCTTTAGAG GTTCTTGATTTCGAGTGTATTCCTGCTCTTGGGAAAAAGTTCAGAATCACTCCAGAGAACCCTAGTGAAGACTGTCCAAGGATGTGCAAGAGCCGGTTTATAAAAACCAGTCTGAGGGGTTATCCTTTGGAAGACATATATGATGCGCTTGGAGAAACAAAG gatattaataGTGTGCTGGTTCCAACTTTGGGTGAGGAAATTATGCTGGCTTGTATCATTGATGAGGAGCGAGACTATGACCGTCAAGGCAGCCCAAGTGATACATGGAACTACTGGTTAAATGTGAAGCAGAAGACTATTTGGTGGGAAGAGTTGTATGAGTTAGATCAAGCTGCACGAGTGtttccaaaaaagaaagacaaagcAGAGGTGGAGTTGGCAGAAGGATCATCCTCTCAAACCGGTTTAGATTCGATCTTGAAAGGTCTGGAAGGGAGGCTAGTGGAGTTCATGGGAACAACACTTGCCAGTCTTAACTTTACGGTGGAGGCAAAGCTGGAGTCCATTGACTCGAGGATGAGTAAAATGGAAGAAAGGCTAACTTCTATTGAGAGTAAGCTAAGTGAAGAGAAGAATCATGGTGAAGACATGGATTTTCGACAGTGGGATCATGGGAATTATGGGGATTATGGCACAACAGCGAAGGATAAGGGAGACAAGGAAGAAGCTGGGAAAAGCAGTGAgggtgaagaagaagctgagaaaAGCGAGGGTGAGGGTAATAAAGACAAGGAAAACAGTGAGGCTGATGAGGAAGACGGTAGTGAGCAAGAGCGAGTGTTGAACCGAATGAAGGATGATGAACTGTGGAGGAGTTCGATGGAGGATCGAGAAGAGGTTGGATGA